A genomic stretch from Lathyrus oleraceus cultivar Zhongwan6 chromosome 2, CAAS_Psat_ZW6_1.0, whole genome shotgun sequence includes:
- the LOC127120331 gene encoding uncharacterized protein LOC127120331, producing MPPLSKRSRSEIQNPQPFTPIDDQQSKMSQYELSREERIRENRERMGKLGIFDISLSLKLKSTPPPRRTPHNPKSPISRNPSGPSRRSSRLQNVAPISYSEAPLKQEVGEKKTRVVITEGSKPEVYTEEHEKLLGNTEKTWELFVDGVGKDGKRIYDSVQGKTCHQCRQKTLGLRTRCCECNMVQGQFCGDCLYMRYGEHVLEALADPTWKCPACRGICNCSLCRNAKGWAPTGYLYRKVVQLGYKSVAHYLILTRRAEAVVEKNDETSNPVSDTDVQKNDEEVSSTVSAKRSLPFSDADNNENKLGPMQLETETDGDEVAAKRLLIFPDEQDKLGKVEASLDTVKLIAGQLEKVEGSSDQLEKVEGSSDTVKVLASTSKPSPDSIAGRLRSRRKKP from the exons ATGCCTCCTCTCAGCAAGCGATCTCGATCAGAGATCCAAAACCCTCAACCTTTCACTCCAATCGATGATCAGCAATCCAAAATGTCCCAATACGAACTCTCTAGAGAAGAAAGAATCCGCGAAAATCGTGAGAGAATGGGAAAATTGGGCATTTTTGACATCTCACTTTCCCTCAAGCTCAAATCAACCCCACCTCCTCGCCGAACTCCACATAACCCTAAATCGCCTATTTCTCGCAACCCATCCGGCCCCTCTCGCCGTTCTTCCAG GTTACAGAATGTTGCTCCTATTAGTTATTCAGAAGCGCCACTGAAGCAAGAAGTGGGTGAGAAAAAAACTAGGGTTGTGATAACAGAAGGTTCTAAGCCTGAGGTTTATACTGAAGAACATGAGAAGCTTTTGGGGAACACTGAGAAAACTTGGGAGCTTTTTGTGGATGGTGTTGGAAAAGATGGGAAAAGGATCTACGATTCTGTTCAAGGCAAAACTTGCCATCAGTGCAG GCAAAAAACTCTTGGTCTTCGGACACGCTGTTGTGAGTGCAACATGGTCCAGGGGCAGTTTTGTGGAGATTGCTTGTACATGAG ATATGGGGAGCATGTACTAGAAGCTTTGGCGGATCCAACTTGGAAGTGCCCGGCTTGTCGAGGAATTTGCAACTGTAGCTTATGCCGCAATGCTAAAGGATGGGCACCTACTGGATATCTATATAGAAAG GTAGTACAGTTGGGTTACAAATCAGTTGCACACTACCTGATTCTAACCCGGCGCGCAGAAGCCGTTGTTGAGAAAAACGATGAAACTTCCAACCCAGTTTCAGATACAGATGTTCAGAAAAACGACGAAGAAGTTTCCAGCACTGTTTCAGCTAAAAGGTCACTGCCTTTCTCTGATGCAGACAACAATGAGAATAAGCTTGGACCGATGCAGTTGGAGACTGAAACTGATGGCGATGAGGTTGCCGCAAAGAGATTGTTGATTTTCCCTGATGAGCAAGATAAGCTCGGAAAAGTCGAGGCAAGTTTGGATACCGTGAAGCTAATTGCTGGTCAGCTTGAAAAAGTCGAGGGTAGTTCGGATCAGCTTGAAAAAGTCGAGGGTAGTTCGGATACCGTAAAGGTACTTGCTTCGACCAGCAAACCTAGCCCTGACAGTATTGCTGGAAGACTTAGGTCTAGGAGAAAAAAGCCATGA